Genomic window ([Empedobacter] haloabium):
CCGCGGATGTCGCCGATCTTCTTGCGCACCTGGTACCACGACGCCGCCGTTTCCTTCGGCGGCGTCGATTCGCGCAGGTTCAGGATAATCAGCGTCTGACCGGGCTTGGAGTAGCTGACGATCTCGTCGATGTATGGCGTCTCCTGCAGCTTCTTTTCCAGCTTGTCCGTGACCTGGTCGGCCATCTGCAGCGCCGTGGCGCCCGGCCAGAAGGCCTGCACCACCATGGCGCGGAAGGTGAACGGCGGGTCCTCGTCCTGGCCCAGGTTCTTATAACTGAGCATGCCGCCGATCAGCATCACGGCGATCAGGTAGCGCGTCAGCGGGATGTGCTCCAGCGCCCAGCGCGACAGGTTGAAGTCCTTCATTTGGCCGCCGCTTTCGGCACGTCGTCGCCCAGGATCGTGACCTTCTGGCCAGGCTTGAGCAGGTGCACGCCGGCGGTGACGACCGTCTGCCCGGCTTTCAGGCCGCTGGCGACGATCAGGTCGTTGCCATCCGCGCCGGCCACCGTCACGGGCACCAGCTTGACGGCACCCTGCTCGACGATCCACACCGATGTGGCGTTCTTCTCATGGTACAGCGCCGACAGCGGCACCTTGATGCGCGGCTCGGCCGAATGCGATTCGAATTGCGCGACGGCCGTCATGCCCAGCTTCGCGTTCGTCACCGCGGACGGCAGGCTGACCTTGAACGCATAGGTGCGCGTGGCCGGATCGGCCACCGGCGCCACCTCGCGGATCTTGCCGGTAAACGGGTGCTCGGGATCGGCCCACAGGCGCACCTTGACGGTGGCCAGCTTGCGCAGCTCGTCCACCTTGTCTTCCGGGACGCCGAATACCACCTCTTTTTCGTCGGTGCGTGCCACCCGCACGACCGGCGTGCCGGCCGCCACCACCTGGCCCGCCTCGGCGTCGATGGCCGTGACGACGCCGTCGATATCGGAGCTCAGGCTGGCGTAGCCGGCCTGGTTCGACTGGGTGCGGTAGGCCGCGCGCGCCGCCTCGACGTTGGCCTGGGCGGACTTGTAGGCCGACTCGCGCTGGTCCAGCACGGCCTGGCTGACGAAGTTCTGCCGGCGCAGCTCGCGGTAGCGTTTGAGCTCCGCGTCGGCCAGGTCGCGGCTGGTTTCCGCCGCGCGCAGCGATGCCAGGGCCTGGGCCTGCGACAGCTGCAGGTCCTGCGGGTCCAGCTGCATCAGTACCTGGCCCTTCTTCACCGTGCTGCCGACTTCCACCTTGCGGGCGACGATCTTGCCGGGCACGCGGAAGCCCAGGCGCGATTCGTAGCGGGCGCGCACCTCGCCCGAGAATTCGGCCGCCACGTCGACGGAGGAACCGGCCAACACCAGCGCGCGTACGGGACGAATGTCTTCCGTCTTCTCGGCCGGCTTCGAGCAGGCCGCCAGCAGCGCCGCGACTGCCAGCAGCATCAGGGGGGACTTCAGGACGTGCACATCTCTCTCCTTCACTTCTTGGTGCGGGAGCCGCGCTCCCGCATCTGATTGCGGCGGTAACAAAATGCCACTATGATTGCAGCCTCAAAATTAATGACTTTCCGTTAAGTTAAAAATTATAGTCGCGGTGGCATCTTTTTAAAATGACTTTGGCGTCATTTATTTCGAGCGCCCGCACTACCGGAGCCCTATGCCCGTCGAGCACTACGAAAACTTCCCCGTCGCGTCCCTGCTGCTGCCGAAACGGCTGATTCCCGCCGTCGAGGCGATCTACGCCTTCGCCCGCAGCGCCGACGACATCGCCGACGAAGGCGACGCCACCCCGGCCGAGCGCCTGGCGGCGTTGCGCGAGTACGAAACGGCGCTGGTCTATATCGAACTGGGCCGCGGCGCCCTGCCGCCGCTGTTCCAGCGGCTGGCACGGATCATCCGCGCGCACGATCTGCCTTTGAAACCCTTCCACGACCTGCTGTCGGCCTTCCGGCAGGACATCGCCGTCACGCGCTACCAGACCTACGACGAGCTGCTGGACTACTGCGCCCGCTCGGCCAACCCGGTCGGCGTGCTGATGCTGCATCTGTACGGCGCCGCCAGCGACGACAACGTGCGCGACTCGAACGCGATCTGTTCCGCGCTCCAGCTGATCAACTTCCTGCAGGACGTGGCGCTCGACGAAGCCAAGGAACGGATCTATATCCCGATGGAGGACCTGGCGCGCTTCGCCGTGCCGCCGGCGCAGATGGCCGCGGCCGAGGCCAGGGGCAAATGGCGCGCGCTGATGCGCTTCGAGGTGCAGCGGGCGCGCGCGCTGATGCTGTCCGGCGCGCCGCTGGCCCTGCGGCTGCCGGGCCGCGTCGGCTTCGAACTGCGCCTGGTGGTGCAAGGCGGCCTGCGCATCCTGGAGGCGATCGAGGAGGTCGACTACGACGTGTTCCGGCGGCGCCCCAAGCTGGGACGGGCCGACTGGTGCCGCCTTTTTTGGCGCGCGCTGCGGATGAGACAGGGCTGAGCGGGCGGTTGCCTATAGAATAGCGGCTTTTATCGTTTCACTCAGACCATAATAATATGTCTCCCGACGAATACTGCCAGCAGAAGGCCGCCCAAAGCGGCTCCAGTTTCTATTACAGCTTCCTGTTCCTGCCGCCCGAACGCCGCCGCGCGATCACGGCGCTGTATGCCTTCTGCCGCGAAGTGGACGACACCGTCGACGAGACCAGCGACGAGTCGCTGGCCCGCATCAAGCTGGCCTGGTGGCGCACCGAGGTGGGGGCCATGTACGAAGGCAAACCGACCCACCCCGTCACCAAGGCCCTGCAGCCTTTCCTGCAGGCCTACACGCTCAAGCAGGAGCACCTGCACGCCATCATCGACGGCATGGAGATGGACCTGAACCAGAGCCGCTACCTGGATTACGCGGGCCTGAAGAAGTACTGCTGGCACGTGGCCAGCGTGGTGGGCATCCTGTCGGCCAGCATTTTCGGCGCGACCCGGCCGGAAACGCTGCAGTATGCGGAAAAGCTGGGCCATGCCTTCCAGCTGACCAACATCATCCGCGACGTAGGCGAGGACGCGCGCAAGGGCCGCATCTACCTGCCGATCAACGAGCTGCAGCAGTTCGGCGTGACGGCGGCCGACCTGCTGAACGCCCGCCACAGCGAGAATTTCACCAAGCTGATGGCGTTCCAGGCCGCGCGCGCCCAGCAGGCCTACGACGAGGCCTTCGCGCTGCTGCCGAAAGAAGACCGGCGCGCCCAGCGCCCCGGCCTGATCATGGCCGCGATCTACCGCACCCTGCTGGACGAGATCGAGCGCGACGGCTACCACGTGCTGACCCAGCGCATCTCGCTGACGCCGCTGCGCAAGCTGTGGCTGGCCTGGAAGACCTGGGTGCGCAGCTGATGCGCACCGCGCCATGACGGCTAATATTGCCGTGGTCGGCGGCGGCTGGGCCGGCTGCGCCGCCGCCGTCGAGCTGGCGCGCGGCGGCGCCCGGGTCACGCTGTTCGAAGCCGCCCGCACCCTGGGCGGCCGGGCGCGCCGCATCGAGCAGGCCGGCCGCACGCTGGACAACGGCCAGCACATCCTGCTGGGGGCATACGACCGGACGTTGCGCCTGCTGGCCACCGTCGGCGTCGACCGGCGCCAGGCCTTCCTCACCTTGCCGCTGCAAATGCGCTACCCGCCCGGCCGCGGCGGCATGGACTTCGTCGCCCCGCGCCTGCCCGCGCCGCTGCACCTGGCCGTGGCGCTGCTGCGCGCGCAGGGGCTGGATCGGGCCGACAAGCTGGCGATGGCCAGGTTTTCCACCACGGCGCGCTGGCTGGGCTGGCGCCTCGACACCGACTGCAGCGTGGCCGAGCTGCTGGCCCGCTACGACCAGACCGAACGCCTGTACCGCCTGATGTGGCGGCCCCTGTGCCTGGCCGCGCTGAACACCGCACCCGAGCAGGCCTCCGCCAACGTGTTCCTGGCCGTGCTGCGCGACAGCCTGGGGGCCGGCCGCGCCGCGTCCGACATGCTGCTGCCGCGCGCCGACCTGTCCGCGCTGTTTCCGGACGCGGCGGCGCGCTGGCTGGCCGGCCACGGCGCCACCGTGCGCACCGGCGCGCGCGTCGACACCGTCGCGCCGGCCGGCGGGGGCTGGCAGGTCGGCACTGAGACCTTCGATGGGGTCGTGCTGGCCGTGGCGCCGGTCAGCGCGGCCGGGCTGCTGGCGCCACTGCCGGACAGCGCCACGCTGACGGCC
Coding sequences:
- the hpnC gene encoding squalene synthase HpnC, encoding MPVEHYENFPVASLLLPKRLIPAVEAIYAFARSADDIADEGDATPAERLAALREYETALVYIELGRGALPPLFQRLARIIRAHDLPLKPFHDLLSAFRQDIAVTRYQTYDELLDYCARSANPVGVLMLHLYGAASDDNVRDSNAICSALQLINFLQDVALDEAKERIYIPMEDLARFAVPPAQMAAAEARGKWRALMRFEVQRARALMLSGAPLALRLPGRVGFELRLVVQGGLRILEAIEEVDYDVFRRRPKLGRADWCRLFWRALRMRQG
- a CDS encoding efflux RND transporter periplasmic adaptor subunit translates to MHVLKSPLMLLAVAALLAACSKPAEKTEDIRPVRALVLAGSSVDVAAEFSGEVRARYESRLGFRVPGKIVARKVEVGSTVKKGQVLMQLDPQDLQLSQAQALASLRAAETSRDLADAELKRYRELRRQNFVSQAVLDQRESAYKSAQANVEAARAAYRTQSNQAGYASLSSDIDGVVTAIDAEAGQVVAAGTPVVRVARTDEKEVVFGVPEDKVDELRKLATVKVRLWADPEHPFTGKIREVAPVADPATRTYAFKVSLPSAVTNAKLGMTAVAQFESHSAEPRIKVPLSALYHEKNATSVWIVEQGAVKLVPVTVAGADGNDLIVASGLKAGQTVVTAGVHLLKPGQKVTILGDDVPKAAAK
- the hpnE gene encoding hydroxysqualene dehydroxylase HpnE yields the protein MTANIAVVGGGWAGCAAAVELARGGARVTLFEAARTLGGRARRIEQAGRTLDNGQHILLGAYDRTLRLLATVGVDRRQAFLTLPLQMRYPPGRGGMDFVAPRLPAPLHLAVALLRAQGLDRADKLAMARFSTTARWLGWRLDTDCSVAELLARYDQTERLYRLMWRPLCLAALNTAPEQASANVFLAVLRDSLGAGRAASDMLLPRADLSALFPDAAARWLAGHGATVRTGARVDTVAPAGGGWQVGTETFDGVVLAVAPVSAAGLLAPLPDSATLTARLAALAPEPIATCYLQYDATLRLPQPFFALADDATAGRWGQFVFDRGQLDDGQAGMLAVIVSAAGAAAALPRQALADAIAAQLAAEFGRPQLAAPGWSTVVTEKRATHASTPGLQRPANETPWPGLVLAGDYTAGEYPATLEMAVRSGLAAATLLRARR
- the hpnD gene encoding presqualene diphosphate synthase HpnD; translated protein: MSPDEYCQQKAAQSGSSFYYSFLFLPPERRRAITALYAFCREVDDTVDETSDESLARIKLAWWRTEVGAMYEGKPTHPVTKALQPFLQAYTLKQEHLHAIIDGMEMDLNQSRYLDYAGLKKYCWHVASVVGILSASIFGATRPETLQYAEKLGHAFQLTNIIRDVGEDARKGRIYLPINELQQFGVTAADLLNARHSENFTKLMAFQAARAQQAYDEAFALLPKEDRRAQRPGLIMAAIYRTLLDEIERDGYHVLTQRISLTPLRKLWLAWKTWVRS